The proteins below are encoded in one region of Gadus macrocephalus chromosome 14, ASM3116895v1:
- the LOC132471938 gene encoding LOW QUALITY PROTEIN: SH3 and multiple ankyrin repeat domains protein 2-like (The sequence of the model RefSeq protein was modified relative to this genomic sequence to represent the inferred CDS: deleted 2 bases in 1 codon): MAQSLSDYSEDSASDREETVYETIGPAPSAPPYMEDVRTHSLVVRVLVPDLQQTKCMRFNPDASVWAARSACLCSLSRGLKDALNYGLFQPASGGRDGKFLDEERRAQEYPQPYHKPFPFLWNPTQFRYKSRVYRQPHVDEKMISKLHTKANLRKFLELIQNQQVDKVSRLLERGLDPNYQDPHSGETPLTLAAHLGVVTEVMKVTEVMKVLKNGGAHLDFRARDGLTALHKAARARQPLPLETLLELGASPDYKDGHGLTPLYHSVVGGGDPGCCELLLLHRAATGCRDENGWAELHQACRHGHVQHLEHLLFYGADMSAQNASGNTALHISALYNQDNCTRVLLARGADKEEKNYNSQNPFQVAIIAGNFELAELVKNHKETDVGEYLPLPRATLGFL, translated from the exons ATGGCTCAGAGTCTCTCTGACTACTCCGAGGACTCCGCCTCCGACCGGGAGGAGACCGTCTACGAGAccataggccccgccccctcggcCCCGCCCTACATGGAGGACGTGAGGACACACTCCCTGGTGGTCCGCGTGCTCGTCCCCGACCTGCAGCAGACG aaatGCATGCGCTTCAACCCGGACGCCAGCGTGTGGGCGGCC CGCAGCGCGTGCCTCTGCTCGCTGAGCCGTGGTCTGAAGGACGCGCTGAACTACGGCCTCTTCCAGCCTGCCAGCGGCGGCCGCGACGGGAAGTTCCTGGACGAGGAGCGCCGTGCTCAGGAGTACCCTCAGCCA TATCATAAACCTTTCCCTTTCCTATGGAACCCCACACAGTTCCGCTACAAGAGCCGAGTGTACAGGCAGCCTCACGTCGATGAGAAGATGATCTCCAAACTCCACACCAAG GCCAATTTGAGGAAGTTCTTGGAGCTGATCCAGAACCAGCAGGTGGACAAAGTGTCCAGACTGCTGGAGAGAGGGCTGGACCCCAACTACCAGGACCCCCACAGCGgag AGACCCCCCTGACGCTGGCCGCCCACCTGGGCGTCGTGACGGAGGTGATGAAGGTGACGGAGGTGATGAAGGTGCTGAAGAATGGCGGCGCTCACCTGGACTTCAGGGCCCGAGACGGGCTGACGGCCCTCCACAAAGCGGCCCGCGCCCGGCAGCCCCTCCCTctggag ACCCTGCTGGAGCTGGGGGCGTCTCCGGACTACAAGGACGGGCATGGCCTGACCCCCCTGTACCACAGCGTGGTTGGGGGGGGCGACCCGGGCTGCTGtgagctactgctgctgcaccgCGCTGCCACGGGCTGCAGGGACGAGAACGGATGGGCGGAGCtccaccag gctTGTCGCCATGGCCACGTGCAGCACCTGGAACATCTGCTGTTCTACGGAGCAGATATGAGCGCCCAGAACGCCTCCGGAAACACGGCTCTGCACATCAGTGCCCTGTACAACCAg GATAACTGCACCCGAGTGCTACTGGCCCGCGGAGCCGATAAGGAGGAGAAGAACTACAACAGCCAGAACCCCTTCCAg GTGGCGATCATCGCTGGGAACTTTGAGCTGGCTGAGCTTGTGAAGAACCACAAAGAGACAGACGTAGGTGAGTACCTCCCGTTGCCCAGAGCCACGCTTGGCTTCCTGTAG